A genomic segment from Lignipirellula cremea encodes:
- a CDS encoding phosphoenolpyruvate hydrolase family protein, whose product MPNPWTGKGNPYTREEVVARLRATLARGEAIIAAGAGTGISAKFLEKGGVDLIIVYNSGRFRMAGHGSTAGLMAYGDANAVAMEIGEFEVLPIVEETPVICGVHATDPRRRMWHWLQQVKQMGFSGVNNFPTHSIVDGQFRQTLEETGMSVQKEIDMIALARRMDLFTIVYVGNPQESAAMADAGADVVIAHVGTTIGGSIGVTDAACSLEDAARRTQEIIVAAKQVRDDVICLAHGGPIVAPADAAYINQHTDAVGFVGASSLERLALENSLPQLTREFKAIPVTRQN is encoded by the coding sequence ATGCCCAATCCGTGGACCGGCAAAGGTAATCCGTACACCCGCGAGGAAGTCGTCGCCCGGCTCCGCGCCACGCTGGCTCGCGGCGAGGCCATCATCGCCGCCGGCGCCGGAACCGGCATTAGCGCCAAGTTCCTGGAAAAAGGCGGCGTCGACCTGATCATCGTTTACAACTCGGGCCGCTTCCGGATGGCCGGCCATGGCTCGACCGCCGGCCTCATGGCCTATGGCGACGCCAACGCCGTGGCGATGGAAATCGGCGAGTTCGAAGTGCTGCCCATCGTGGAAGAAACGCCCGTCATCTGCGGCGTGCACGCCACCGATCCCCGCCGCCGCATGTGGCACTGGCTGCAGCAGGTCAAGCAGATGGGCTTCTCCGGCGTCAACAACTTTCCCACGCACAGCATCGTCGACGGGCAATTCCGCCAGACGCTGGAAGAGACCGGCATGAGCGTACAGAAAGAGATCGACATGATCGCCCTCGCCCGCCGGATGGACCTGTTCACCATTGTCTACGTCGGCAACCCCCAAGAGTCGGCCGCCATGGCAGATGCCGGAGCCGACGTGGTGATCGCCCATGTGGGAACGACCATCGGCGGCTCCATCGGCGTGACCGACGCCGCCTGTTCGCTGGAAGACGCCGCCCGGCGGACGCAGGAAATTATCGTCGCCGCAAAGCAGGTTCGCGACGACGTCATCTGCCTGGCGCACGGCGGGCCGATCGTGGCGCCTGCCGATGCGGCGTATATCAACCAGCACACCGACGCCGTGGGCTTCGTCGGCGCCAGCAGCCTGGAACGCCTGGCCCTGGAGAATTCGCTCCCCCAGCTGACCCGGGAGTTCAAAGCGATTCCCGTAACGCGCCAGAATTAA
- a CDS encoding SHOCT domain-containing protein, whose protein sequence is MRQLTAEGHRIVSDLSQRHGFSPDAVTHMLFAVVNGNGSMAQFSHPEFGGSGQWMQGGMMMLGDMFNNYLKGRVSSLCSDIAQIVASQPGLLQSGSFQSQSQSGGGQQDQRSGAHQGPSSLFAPDPEQLWWPQELGSPSASGSQNNVRYAYFANAQRLAVKTGSEVWVYDTQNHQIGGFSQQQGGGSDITFSSQFGTVHLNSLPLVSRNGQPVPPPAPMQPAPNYSTPAPQASSPQPSTPPRGAGAGNEVDILAAIERLGELKEKGVLTSDEFQSKKAELLSRL, encoded by the coding sequence ATGCGCCAACTTACCGCCGAGGGGCATCGGATTGTCAGCGACCTCAGCCAGCGACACGGCTTTAGTCCCGACGCCGTGACCCACATGCTCTTTGCCGTCGTCAATGGAAACGGCTCCATGGCCCAGTTCAGCCATCCCGAATTCGGCGGCTCCGGCCAGTGGATGCAGGGCGGCATGATGATGCTGGGCGACATGTTCAACAACTATCTCAAAGGACGCGTCAGCTCCCTCTGCTCCGACATCGCCCAGATCGTCGCCAGCCAGCCCGGCCTGCTGCAAAGCGGCAGCTTCCAGTCGCAAAGCCAAAGCGGCGGCGGCCAACAGGACCAGCGTAGCGGCGCCCACCAGGGTCCGTCCAGTCTGTTCGCTCCTGATCCAGAACAACTCTGGTGGCCGCAAGAGCTCGGTTCGCCCAGCGCCAGCGGTTCGCAGAATAACGTCCGCTACGCGTACTTCGCCAACGCCCAGCGGCTGGCTGTAAAAACAGGCAGCGAAGTCTGGGTCTACGATACGCAAAATCACCAGATCGGCGGCTTCTCCCAGCAGCAAGGCGGCGGCAGCGACATCACCTTCTCCAGCCAGTTCGGAACCGTCCACCTGAACAGCCTGCCGCTCGTCAGCCGCAACGGCCAGCCCGTCCCGCCGCCCGCGCCCATGCAACCGGCCCCGAACTACTCCACGCCGGCGCCGCAGGCTTCCTCCCCGCAGCCGTCGACCCCGCCGCGCGGGGCAGGAGCCGGGAACGAAGTCGACATCCTGGCCGCCATCGAACGGCTGGGCGAACTGAAAGAAAAAGGCGTCCTCACCAGCGACGAATTCCAGTCGAAAAAAGCCGAACTGCTCAGCCGGCTTTAA